The genomic window CTTGCCGATGGCATATTCATAGGACGTGCCGTCCTTGAGAATCGCCTGGCCTTTCTTGCCGGTGATGAACTTCAGGAAAGCCTGGGCTTCCTTCTTATGCTGCGTGGACTTCAGGATGCCACCACCCGAAACGCTGACGAAGGCGCCCGGATCCTGGTTCTTGAAGTAATGCAGGCCGACATTCTTGCTGTTCTCGCCGGTTTTGGCCTGATCGCCGAACCAGTAGTAGTGATAGATGATCGCGCCTTCGACTTCGCCGGCGTTGACCGCCTTCATCGCAACGCTGTTGCCCTTGTAGGGCGTGGCGTTGTCCTTGAGGCCTTTCAGCCATGCCTTGGTGGCGTCTTCGCCCTTCAGCTGCAGCAGGGCCGCGACGATGGCCTGGAAGTCGGCGCCGGCGGGCGCCGCGCCCCAGCGGCCCTTCCAGGCCGTGTCCTGGAGGTCGAGCATCGACTTCGGCAGCTTGTCCTCGGTGAGCTTCGTCTTGTCATAGGCGAAAACCGTGGTACGGGCGGCAATGCCGGTCCACATGCCGTCAGCCGGGCGATACTGCTCCGGAACCTGATCCAGCGTTTCCTTTTCGACCGGTGCAAAGAGGCCCGCGCCATCGACCAGCGTCATGGCAGGCGAATTCTCGGTCAGGAACACATCGGCCGGAGAAGCGTCGCCTTCCTGGATGAGCTGGTTGGCGAATTGCATGTCGCCGCCCTGGCGCATGGTGACCTTGATGCCGGTCTCCTTGGTGAAGGCGTCGATCCATTCCCGGCCCAGGCTTTCGTGCTGGGCATTGTAGACGACCAGGCCTTCGGTCTCTTGCGCATTGGCGCTGCCTGCGAGAGCAGTGGCGGAGAGAAGCGAAGCGGCAAGCGCAAGCACGTGTGAAAAACGATTAAGAGCAATATTCATAACGGCCTCCATGACGAGTCACCCGGGCTCCACCGGGAGTGATGGAAGGCGTATATTTTTCTTGACTAGCGATTTCAAGTTTCGCCTTCACAAAAAAGGCATCACAATAACTTGACCAGATATTTCATATTAAAAGGGAATAAGATGCAATTCGGCCCGAAAGGCGGCGCTCCGCATGCGCCGCCTTCCCTGCCGCATCAGCCTATTCCACGTCGAACTTGACGCCCTGCGCGAGCGGCAGGGTGCTGCCGTAATTGATCGTGTTGGTGGAGCGGCGCATATAGGCCTTCCAGGCATCAGATCCGGATTCACGGCCGCCGCCCGTCTCCTTCTCGCCGCCGAAGGCGCCGCCGATCTCGGCGCCCGAGGGACCGAGGTTGACGTTGGCGATGCCGCAATCCGAGCCGCGGGCCGAGACGAAGGTCTCAGCCTCACGCATATCGTTGGTGAAGATCGACGACGACAGTCCCTGCGGCACGGCATTGTGCAAGGCGAGCACCGCATTGAAATCGCTGTATTTCATCACATAAAGGATCGGCGCGAAGGTCTCGTGCTCGACCGGACCGGTCTGATCAGGCATTTCGACGAGCGCGGGGCGAACGTAGAAAGCATCCGTCAAACCATTGCCGACGCGCTCGCCGCCTGTCACCGTGCCGCCGGCCGTTTTCGCCTCGCCGAGCGCCGCCTGCATCTTCTCGAAAGCCTGACCGTCGATCAGCGGTCCCACAAGCGTGCCGGTTTCGAGCGGGTTGCCGATGGTGACGGAGCCGTAGGCCTTCTGCAGGCGCGGCACCAGCTGGTCATAGACGCTTTCATGCACGAAGAGACGGCGCAGCGTCGTGCAGCGCTGGCCGGCCGTGCCCATGGCGGAGAAGGCGACGCCGCGCAGCGTCAGGTCGAGATCGGCGCTCGGGCAGACGATCGCGGCATTGTTGCCGCCGAGTTCGAGAATGGCGCGGGCAAAACGCTGCGACAGGCGCGGGCCGACCGCGCGGCCCATGGCCGTCGAGCCCGTAGCGGAAACGAGCGGGATCTTAGGATGGTCGACCAGCACTTCGCCGACATCGCGGCCGCCGATGATCAACGTCGACAGATTGGCCGGCGCCGTGCCGCCCTCGGCAACGAAACGCTTCAGCGCCTTCTCGAACAGCGCCTGCACGGCAAGCGCCGTCAGCGGTGTCTTTTCCGAGGGCTTCCAGACGGTGGAATTGCCGCAGACGATCGCGAGCGCCGCATTCCAGGACCAGACGGCGACCGGGAAGTTGAAGGCGGAAATGATGCCGACCACGCCGAGCGGATGCCAGCTTTCCATCATTCGGTGCTCCGAGCGCTCGGTGGCGATCGTCAGGCCGTAGAGCTGGCGGGAAAGGCCGACGGCGAAATCGCAGATGTCGATCATCTCCTGCACCTCGCCGAGTCCCTCGGAGGTGATCTTGCCGACTTCGATCGAGACGAGGCGGCCGAGTGCTGCCTTTGCGGTGCGTAATTCCTCGCCGAGCAGACGGATCAGTTCGCCGCGCTTCGGGGCCGGAACGGAACGCCATTCGAGGAAGGCCTTGTGCGCCTCTTCGATCGCCGCCTTCGTCTCGGAGACGGAATGTTCCCGGAGTTTGCCGATTTCCTTGCCGGTAACAGGCGAAGTGACGGAAAGTGTGCCGCCGTGATAGCGGCCGGCATCGACGCCGAGCTCGGCAAGCAGCTTGGCGGTTTCGGTGGCGAGATCGAGGACGGCGATGGTCATTGTCGTGTTTCCAATCTTATTATTCCAGAAGCGAGTTTCGCTTCCCAGAAGCGTTTACCGGTTCTCAGAAGCGGGCGTCGGCGAAGTGGGCGACTTGAGCGCCGGCTTCGTACCATATTTCCTTGAGCGCCCGGAAGCTCGGCTCAGTGGGCGCCGTCAACGGCAGCGGCAGATCGGCTTCCAAAAGCCGGCCGAGAATATGGTCCGCCAGCGTCCGGCCGAAGACCGTGCCGGGTGCAATGCCGCGGCCATTGTAACCGGAAAAGCCGATGACATTTTGCGCGAATTTATGGAAGCGCGGCAGCGCATTGTCGGTCATGCCGATCTGGCCATACCATTCGCATTCGAATTCGACATCGCCGATGACGGGGAAAAGCCGCTTCAGCGCGCGCTTGGCCCAGCCCTTGTGCACGGCAAGTCCGGTATTGCGCAGCGCCCCGACGCTGCCGAAAACGAGACGGCCGGCCTGGTCCATGCGGAAGGAGGAGAGGATGTCCTTCGTATCCCATACGCCCTCCCGCCCGGGCAGGATCGACTGCCGCAGATTGTGGCCGAGCGGCACGGTGGCGAAATTGAAATAGGGCAGATAGATCTGCTCGTTGCGCACCTGCTCGAAGGGGCCGGTGCTGTAGGCATCCGTCGCAACGATGATCCAGTCGGCGCTGACTTCACCGCTTTCGGTCTTCACTCTCCAGCGGCTGCCGTTGCGCTCCGTCGCGGTAACGGGGCTCGACGTATGAATGGCAGTGCCAGCCTTGACGGCGGCATGAGCAAGGCCGCGCACATAGGCAAGCGGCTGCAGTGTTCCGGCGCGCATGTCGAGCAGCGAGCCGGCATAGGCATCGCTGCCGATGCGCTTGGCGGTCTCCGCCGCGTCGAGCAGTCTCACGGGCGCGCCGCGCGCCGTCCATTGCGCCACACGCTGCTCGATCTCCTTCAGCCCGTCGGGACCGACGGCACAATGGAGCGTGCCGTTCCGCTCGAGTTCGCATGCAATCGCATGCCTATCGATCAGCTCCATGACGAGCTTCGGGGCATTGCCGAGCAAATCGAGCAGGCGCTCGCCATGCACTGAGCCGAGCACGCCGGGCAGGTCGTTTGGCATCACCCACATGCCGGCATTGATCAGGCCGACATTGCGCCCCGAGCCGCCGAAGCCGATCTCCTTTGCCTCCAGCAGCACCACCTTCGACCCGGCTTCGGCAAGATGCAGGCCGGCAGACAGGCCAGTGTAACCGCCGCCGACGATGACGACGTCGGCCGATACCGCGCCTTTGAGGGGCGAGGTTGCCGGCGGTTCGGCTGCGGTCTTTTCCCAGAGGCCGTGGGAGCGCGGATCATTCAGCATGGCTCAGTCCGATTGGAGTCGAAATCGCGGGTACTCTAATGCACCTCGTTTACGAAAGCATCATTTCAAGCAACGGTCTTCAGCTGCAGCCCCGCAAGACCGAGCGCTTCGATCGCCGCATCCAACGAGGCGGCCTGACGTTCGGCGTAGAGCGCCAGTTCGTCCTCAACGGCAGCGCCGAGTGCTGCCTCGAAGGCATCGCGGTTCGAGCGCGTCGCATAGTTCTGCTGCTGGTCGGTGCCGAGGTTCGACTGGAAGATGCCAGCCGCGCTGACCGGCAGGAAATCTTCGTAGACAAGAGGCGCGAAGGCAAGATAGCCCCTGGCAATCAGCGCCTCCGGATCGCGTGGCAGCACGCCGCCGACCGCGGCGGCAAGACCCGCAGGCGTCGCGCTGTAGCGGAAGAAGGCAAGCTCCTGCCTGCGCAGTTCTTCCCAGTTGTCCGGCAGCGCTTTGAAGCGCTCGGCGAGTTCCTGGTCGTAGGCGCCGGCCTTGGCGCCGCCGGCGCCGACCTGCACCTCGCCGCGAGCCGAAGCCAGCAGCCGGTCGTAGAGCGCCCGCCCCTTCGCCGTCAGCGCCACGCCGCGCTGCTCGATCTCGCCGAAGCGGGCGGTGTGCGTTCCTCTGGCCGCACCCTCTTCACCAGAGAAGGCGATCGCCTCTTCCAGCGCCTTGAAGCTCGTCTGCCGCAGCAGGATATCGCAGTTACGGCGCGGCGGCCCTTCGATGACCGCCTTCGGCGTGATGCCGCGTTCCGGCATGCGGGCCTGGACCGCGTCGATATCGAGCGTGCGCGGCGTCAGATGGTTGATATGGGGTCCCTTGAAGCTGACGACGTCGGCGATCAGGCGATGCGCGTCATGCAGGCGCTGGTAGGTTTCGGCGCTGACCGTCGCCTCGCCGTGCCAGCGGAAGGTTTCAAGCGCCTCGGCGACGAATTCTGCCGCTTCCGCCTCCGTCAGGCCGCCATTCTGCTCATGACGCTCGATCAGCGCGATGGCGCGCGGCGTATAGATGTGGCGCGCTGCCAGAATGGTTTGCGCCTCGGCACGCAGCCCTTCATCCTCGATCAGCTCCAGCCGCAGCAGCGAGGTGAAGACCCGGAACGGATTGACGTTGAGGGCCGCTTCATCGATCGGCCGGAAACAGGTGGAATGAACGGGCACGCCGGCGACTGACAGATCGTAATAGCCGACCGCCTGCATGCCCATCACGGCGAAGAGCCGCCGGATGGTGAAAAGTTCCTCTGCCGTGCCGAGCCGGATGGCGCCGTGGCGTTCGACGTCGATCCGTTCCAGCTCGCCGGCGCTGGCCAGGCGCTCGCGCAGCTCTGGGTCCTTTTCGAGGCAGCCGGCATTCACCTCCGCCACCAGCTCGATCAGCGTGCCGTATTGCGGCACCTCCGCCCGGTACATCTGCGACATTGCTTCAGTAAAGAGCCAGCGGATGTGATCGGTGGAAACGAGGGCTTGCGGCATCTGGAACTCCGGCTCATTCCGTTTTTGCAGGATGAAACTCTTTACAAGCACCACAAAGGTGGAAATATCGACATTTTGGAAATAGCTCATTCTGAAACGGAATGACCATGAGCACGTCAAGGCGCTTCTTGCCATCGATTTCGCATCTCGCCGCCTTCGAGGCGGTTGCCCGCACCGGCAGCGTCACCGCGGCGGCGCGCGAACTCGACCTGACACAGAGCGCCGTCAGCCGGCAGGTAAGCGCGCTGGAAGAACAACTGGGCGTCGAACTCTTCCTGCGCGAACGCCAGACCATGCGGCTGACGCTCGCCGGCGACAGCTATGCCCGCGAGATCCGCGAGGCGCTGCGGCGCATATCGAGCGCCTCCTTGAACCTGCGCGCCAATCCGCATGGCGGAACGCTCAATCTCGCCATCCTGCCGACCTTCGGCACCCGCTGGCTGGCACCGCGCCTCGGCCGCTTCCTCGCCGCCAATCCCGGTGTCACCATCAATCTCGTAACCCGGCTCTCGCCCTTCGATTTCCGCCTTGATTCGATCGACGCCGCCATCCATTTCGGCCATCCGCACTGGCCAGGCGCCGAACTCGCTTTTCTCATGTCGGAGCGCACGGTGCCGGCCTGCAGCCCCGATTTTCTCGAGCGATACGCGATCTCGGAACCGGAAGATCTGCTCACTGTTCCGCTTCTGCACCTGACGACGCGCCCTGATGCCTGGGAGCAATGGTTCGCCAGCAACGGCGTTGCCTTCGAAAGCGTGCACGGCATGCTCTTCGACCAGTTCGCCACGGCCGCCCAAGCCGCGATCGCCGGGCTCGGCGTCGCGCTGCTGCCGACATTCCTGATGCAGGAAGACCTCGGGCGCGGCGATCTCGTCGCCGCCATCGATCGGGAAATGGAAAGCCGCGAGCGTTATTACCTCGCCTTTCCGCCCGAACGCGCCGACTACGCGCCGCTCGCCGCCTTTCGCGACTGGATCGTCGCGGAAGCGGCGGCCAACCCAACTGCGTGACGAACGGCTTGCATCGGCGTGGCGCTTTCGACCATTATATCAGCAAACCAAACGTTCGCAGGAAATTCCCATGAAGCCGATCTTCGTCCAGCTCCAATGCGCACCCGGCAAGACCTATGAGGTCGCCGACGCCATCTACCAGACCGAACTGGTCTCGGAGCTCTATTCCACAAGCGGCGACTACGACCTGCTCATGAAGGTCTACATCGAGGAAGGCCAGGATATCGGCAAGTTCATCAACGACAACATCGCCAATATCCCGGGTATCGTCCGCTCGCTGACGACGCTGACTTTCAAGGCGTTCTAAAGCAATTCCAGCAAAACTGTGCAGCGGTTTTGCCAGGCAAAGCGCGAAGCGCTTTTGCCGGGAATTGCGTGAAAACAAAAAGACAGAGCATTTTCCTGATTCGTAGAAAAACGGAGATGTTCTGAGCCCGTCAGACACGATTAACCTTTTCGCGAAGATTAACCCTCGCTGGAAGTCGCTTAAAGCGCGCCTTAACGCCAGGGATATCTGGTCGCTGCTATAAGAGTCTCCGC from Rhizobium sp. Pop5 includes these protein-coding regions:
- a CDS encoding iron ABC transporter substrate-binding protein, with protein sequence MNIALNRFSHVLALAASLLSATALAGSANAQETEGLVVYNAQHESLGREWIDAFTKETGIKVTMRQGGDMQFANQLIQEGDASPADVFLTENSPAMTLVDGAGLFAPVEKETLDQVPEQYRPADGMWTGIAARTTVFAYDKTKLTEDKLPKSMLDLQDTAWKGRWGAAPAGADFQAIVAALLQLKGEDATKAWLKGLKDNATPYKGNSVAMKAVNAGEVEGAIIYHYYWFGDQAKTGENSKNVGLHYFKNQDPGAFVSVSGGGILKSTQHKKEAQAFLKFITGKKGQAILKDGTSYEYAIGKDAPSNDKLTPLADLNAPKVEASTLDSKKVVELMTAAGLI
- a CDS encoding aldehyde dehydrogenase family protein produces the protein MTIAVLDLATETAKLLAELGVDAGRYHGGTLSVTSPVTGKEIGKLREHSVSETKAAIEEAHKAFLEWRSVPAPKRGELIRLLGEELRTAKAALGRLVSIEVGKITSEGLGEVQEMIDICDFAVGLSRQLYGLTIATERSEHRMMESWHPLGVVGIISAFNFPVAVWSWNAALAIVCGNSTVWKPSEKTPLTALAVQALFEKALKRFVAEGGTAPANLSTLIIGGRDVGEVLVDHPKIPLVSATGSTAMGRAVGPRLSQRFARAILELGGNNAAIVCPSADLDLTLRGVAFSAMGTAGQRCTTLRRLFVHESVYDQLVPRLQKAYGSVTIGNPLETGTLVGPLIDGQAFEKMQAALGEAKTAGGTVTGGERVGNGLTDAFYVRPALVEMPDQTGPVEHETFAPILYVMKYSDFNAVLALHNAVPQGLSSSIFTNDMREAETFVSARGSDCGIANVNLGPSGAEIGGAFGGEKETGGGRESGSDAWKAYMRRSTNTINYGSTLPLAQGVKFDVE
- a CDS encoding FAD-binding oxidoreductase, coding for MLNDPRSHGLWEKTAAEPPATSPLKGAVSADVVIVGGGYTGLSAGLHLAEAGSKVVLLEAKEIGFGGSGRNVGLINAGMWVMPNDLPGVLGSVHGERLLDLLGNAPKLVMELIDRHAIACELERNGTLHCAVGPDGLKEIEQRVAQWTARGAPVRLLDAAETAKRIGSDAYAGSLLDMRAGTLQPLAYVRGLAHAAVKAGTAIHTSSPVTATERNGSRWRVKTESGEVSADWIIVATDAYSTGPFEQVRNEQIYLPYFNFATVPLGHNLRQSILPGREGVWDTKDILSSFRMDQAGRLVFGSVGALRNTGLAVHKGWAKRALKRLFPVIGDVEFECEWYGQIGMTDNALPRFHKFAQNVIGFSGYNGRGIAPGTVFGRTLADHILGRLLEADLPLPLTAPTEPSFRALKEIWYEAGAQVAHFADARF
- a CDS encoding VOC family protein, encoding MPQALVSTDHIRWLFTEAMSQMYRAEVPQYGTLIELVAEVNAGCLEKDPELRERLASAGELERIDVERHGAIRLGTAEELFTIRRLFAVMGMQAVGYYDLSVAGVPVHSTCFRPIDEAALNVNPFRVFTSLLRLELIEDEGLRAEAQTILAARHIYTPRAIALIERHEQNGGLTEAEAAEFVAEALETFRWHGEATVSAETYQRLHDAHRLIADVVSFKGPHINHLTPRTLDIDAVQARMPERGITPKAVIEGPPRRNCDILLRQTSFKALEEAIAFSGEEGAARGTHTARFGEIEQRGVALTAKGRALYDRLLASARGEVQVGAGGAKAGAYDQELAERFKALPDNWEELRRQELAFFRYSATPAGLAAAVGGVLPRDPEALIARGYLAFAPLVYEDFLPVSAAGIFQSNLGTDQQQNYATRSNRDAFEAALGAAVEDELALYAERQAASLDAAIEALGLAGLQLKTVA
- a CDS encoding LysR family transcriptional regulator — protein: MTMSTSRRFLPSISHLAAFEAVARTGSVTAAARELDLTQSAVSRQVSALEEQLGVELFLRERQTMRLTLAGDSYAREIREALRRISSASLNLRANPHGGTLNLAILPTFGTRWLAPRLGRFLAANPGVTINLVTRLSPFDFRLDSIDAAIHFGHPHWPGAELAFLMSERTVPACSPDFLERYAISEPEDLLTVPLLHLTTRPDAWEQWFASNGVAFESVHGMLFDQFATAAQAAIAGLGVALLPTFLMQEDLGRGDLVAAIDREMESRERYYLAFPPERADYAPLAAFRDWIVAEAAANPTA
- a CDS encoding Lrp/AsnC ligand binding domain-containing protein produces the protein MKPIFVQLQCAPGKTYEVADAIYQTELVSELYSTSGDYDLLMKVYIEEGQDIGKFINDNIANIPGIVRSLTTLTFKAF